One region of Vespula vulgaris chromosome 9, iyVesVulg1.1, whole genome shotgun sequence genomic DNA includes:
- the LOC127066157 gene encoding RNA polymerase-associated protein CTR9 homolog, with amino-acid sequence MAGSIEIPLRDTDEVIELYLDQLPEGDEVLGILRQEHAQLNIWVNLALEYYKQHKIEDFIKILESSRIDANIDYRDYEKDQMRALDMLAAYYVQEANKEKNKDKKRDLFTKATLLYTTADKIIMYDQNHLLGRAYFCLLEGDKMEQADAQFNFVLNQSPNNIPSLLGKACIAFNKKDYRGALAFYKKALRTNPNCPAAVRLGMGHCFMKLNNQEKARLAFERALQLDGQCVGALVGLSVLKLNQQQPDSIRAGVQMLSKAYTIDSTNPMVLNHLANHFFFKKDYNKVQHLALHAFHNTENEAMRAESCYQLARAFHVQGDYDQAFQYYYQATQFAPSVFVLPHFGLGQMYVYRGDAENAAQCFEKVLKAQPGNYETMKILGSLYANSSSQSKRDIAKNHLRKVTEQFPDDVEAWIELAQILEQSDLNAALNAYGTATRILKEKVQADIPPEILNNVGALHYRLGNLEEAKKNLEESLSRSKADALHDSVYYNSIAVTTTYNLARLNEALCIFDRAEKLYKDILKEHPNYVDCYLRLGCMARDKGQIYEASDWFKDALRINNEHPDAWSLLGNLHLAKMEWGPGQKKFERILKNPTTSTDAYSLIALGNIWLQTLHQSGKDKEREKRHQDRALAMYKQVLRNDPKNIWAANGIGAVLAHKGCVNEARDIFAQVREATAEFCDVWLNIAHIYVEQKQFVSAIQMYENCLRKFYKYHHVEVLQYLGRAYLKAGKLKEAKLTLLKARRVAPQDTVLLYNIALVLQRLATQILKDEKSTLTTVLQAVHELGLSHKYFQYLSAHGDRMEQLAETEARKCQDLLSQAQYHVARARRLDEEEKTLRRKQEEERQAFKMRQTEEQRKLEEIRRQKEEEMLQKRQEYVEKTKNALVFGEMPSEKPGRKGKKTRTDQYISDSGGSGNDEGREEVPREKKRRRKASGESKEKKGRGKGKRKRDLGSGDSGSDSDRPKPKRNRKIGMKKDKQFRKSTSDTPKGKMPLSKETISTSESDSDSGGLKIASGGESDNDKRPSGSRRIVSDSEGSRASRSRSRSKSGSRARSSRSRSRSRSRSHSRSPSRSRSRSHSRSHSRSRSRSPSRSPSRSASHSPSRSKSRSKSRSKSRSASRSKSRSPSRSKSRSPSRSKSRSKSRSKSRSKSRSKSRSKSRSKSRSKSRSKSRSKSKSKSRSKSKSKSRSKSRSASRSKSRSRSHSVSRSRSRSKSKSRSQSESEKENQESQRIVSGSEGSRVSSCAASRSRSHSRSVSRSPSRSRSASRSPSRSRSRSRSISQSGSPDK; translated from the exons ATGGCAGGATCCATAGAGATTCCACTTCGCGATACAGATGAG GTGATAGAACTTTATTTAGATCAATTACCTGAAGGTGATGAGGTCCTTGGCATATTACGTCAAGAACACGCCCAACTTAACATCTGGGTCAATTTGGCC ctcgaatattacaaacaacataaaatcgaagattttattaaaatacttgAATCTTCACGAATTGATGCAAATATTGATTATCGTGATTATGAAAAAGATCAAATGCGAGCATTGGATATGTTGGCGGCATATTATGTACAGGAAGCcaataaagagaagaataaagataagaaaagagatctTTTTACTAAGGCAACATTATTGTATACAACTGCTGATAAAATTATCATGTATGATCAg AATCACCTCCTTGGTAGAGCTTATTTCTGCCTTCTTGAAGGCGATAAAATGGAACAAGCAGATGCACAATTTAACTTTGTTTTGAATCAGTCGCCTAATAACATTCCCTCTCTACTTGGTAAAGCTTGTATCGCTTTCAATAAAAAAGACTATAGAGGTGCGCttgcattttataaaaaagctCTGAGAACCAATCCTAACTGTCCAGCTGCTGTAAGATTAGGAATGGGACATTgttttatgaaattaaataatcaagaaaaagCGCGATTAGCATTTGAGAGAGCTTTACAATTGGATGGACAGTGTGTTGGAGCATTAGTAGGACTTTCAGTTTTGAAACTGAATCAGCAACAACCTGATAGTATAAGGGCTGGTGTACAGATGTTATCCAAAGCATATACGATCGATTCGACAAATCCTATGGTGCTGAATCATTTGgcaaatcatttcttttttaagaaggATTATAATAAAGTACAACATTTGGCATTACATGCATTTCACAATACAGAAAATGAAGCCATGCGGGCAGAAAGTTGTTATCAATTGGCTAGGGCATTCCATGTACAA gGCGATTATGACCAAGCTTTTCAGTATTATTATCAAGCAACACAATTTGCTCCATCTGTTTTTGTATTACCTCATTTTGGTTTGGGTCAAATGTATGTTTATCGAGGTGACGcagaaaat GCAGCACAGTGTTTCGAAAAAGTTTTGAAAGCTCAACCAGGAAATTATGAAACAATGAAGATTCTTGGTTCGCTCTATGCTAACTCAAGCTCTCAGTCGAAACGTGATATTGCTAAGAATCATCTTAGGAAAGTTACAGAACAATTTCCAGATGATGTAGAAGCTTGGATTGAATTAGCTCAAATTTTAGAACAAAGCGATCTTAATGCGGCTTTAAATGCATATGGAACAGCGACAAggattttaaaggaaaaagttCAGGCTGATATCCCTCctgagatattaaataatgtagGTGCTTTACATTACAG gcTTGGTAATTTGGAAGAAGCTAAAAAGAATTTAGAAGAATCTTTATCTCGTTCAAAAGCTGATGCTTTACACGATTCTGTGTATTATAATTCGATAGCAGTTACAACTACATATAACTTGGCACGTCTTAACGAAGCTCTTTGCATTTTCGATCGTGCTGAAAAATTGTACAAGGATATTTTAAAAGAGCATCCAAATTACGTAGATTGTTACTTAAGACTTGGGTGTATGGCAAGAGATAAAGGACAGATATACGAAGCATCTGATTGGTTTAAAGATGCTTTGAGAATTAATAATGAACATCCGGATGCGTGGTCCCTTTTGGGTAATTTGCACTTGGCCAAAATGGAATGGGGTCCAGGTcagaaaaaattcgaaaggaTTCTTAAAAATCCTACAACCAGTACGGATGCCTATTCTCTGATAGCTTTAGGAAATATTTGGCTACAAACGCTCCATCAAAGtggaaaagacaaagaaagagaaaaaagacatcAAGACAGAGCATTAGCTATGTACAAACAG GTGTTAAGAAATgatccaaaaaatatttgggCAGCAAATGGAATTGGTGCAGTATTAGCACATAAGGGTTGTGTGAATGAAGCTAGAGATATTTTTGCTCAAGTCAGAGAAGCAACAGCAGAGTTTTGCGACGTATGGTTAAACATTGCTCATATTTACGTAGAACAAAAACAATTCGTTAGTGCTATTCAAATG TATGAAAATTGCTTacgtaaattttataaatatcatcaCGTGGAAGTTTTACAGTATCTTGGTAGAGCATATCTCAAAGCTGGAAAATTGAAGGAAGCAAAATTAACGCTCTTAAAG gCTCGCAGAGTTGCTCCACAAGATACTGTTTTGCtatataatattgcattaGTGTTACAACGTTTAGCAACGCAAAttttaaaagatgaaaagtCAACGCTTACTACTGTATTACAAGCAGTACACGAATTGGGTCTTTCTCACAAATACTTCCAATATTTATCTGCCCATGGCGACAGAATGGAACAACTAGCAGAAACAGAAGCACGAAAGTGCCAAGATTTATTATCCCAAGCGCAATACCACGTTGCTAGAGCAAGGAGActtgatgaagaagaaaagacgcttagaagaaaacaagaagaagaaag acAAGCCTTCAAGATGCGTCAAACGGAAGAACAACGAAAGTTAGAAGAAATACGTCgtcagaaagaagaagaaatgctacaaaaaagacaagaatatgtggagaaaacgaaaaatgcaTTGGTATTCGGTGAGATGCCATCAGAGAAACCTGgaagaaaaggtaaaaagaCAAGAACTGATCAATATATTAGCGACAGTGGAGGATCTGGAAATGACGAGGGTAGAGAAGAAGTTcctagagaaaagaaacgtaggAGAAAAGCTAGCGGcgagagtaaagaaaagaaaggaaggggtAAAGgcaaacgaaagagagatttGGGAAGTGGAGACAGTG GTTCAGATAGTGATCGTCCAAAACCTAAACGTAATAGGAAAATTggtatgaaaaaagataaacagtTTCGTAAATCCACATCTGATACTCCGAAAGGAAAGATGCCTTTGtcaaaagaaacaatatcAACCAGTGAGTCCGATAGTGATAGTGGAGGTCTTAAAATTGCCAGCGg ggGTGAAAGTGATAACGATAAACGGCCATCGGGAAGTAGAAGAATCGTATCTGACTCGGAGGGTTCACGTGCTTCTAGATCACGTTCTAGATCAAAATCAGGAAGTCGTGCAAGAAGTTCACGTTCACGTTCTCGTTCACGTTCACGTTCACATTCACGTTCTCCATCTCgatctcgttctcgttctcattCTCGTTCTCATTCACGATCTCGATCTCGTTCGCCTTCACGATCTCCTTCGCGCTCAGCTTCACATTCACCATCACGATCTAAATCTCGATCTAAATCACGATCTAAATCACGATCAGCTTCTAGATCTAAATCACGATCGCCTTCCAGATCTAAATCACGGTCACCTTCTAGATCTAAATCACGATCTAAATCAAGATCTAAGTCACGATCTAAATCAAGATCTAAGTCGCGATCTAAATCAAGATCTAAGTCGCGATCTAAATCAAGATCTAAGTCACGATCTAAATCAAAATCCAAATCACGATCTAAATCAAAATCCAAATCACGATCTAAATCACGATCTGCTTCTAGATCCAAATCACGTTCGCGATCGCATTCTGTATCACGATCTCGCTCTCGTTCAAAATCTAAATCTAGATCCCAAAgtgagagtgaaaaagaaaatcaagaaagcCAAAGAATTGTGTCTGGTTCAGAAGGTTCTCGTGTATCATCATGCGCAGCGTCACGATCACGATCTCATTCACGTTCAGTTTCTCGATCACCATCGCGTTCACGATCTGCCTCTCGATCTCCATCTCGATCAAGGTCAAGATCAAGAAGTATTTCGCAATCAGGAAGTCctgataaataa